From a single Bradyrhizobium sediminis genomic region:
- a CDS encoding SDR family NAD(P)-dependent oxidoreductase, with the protein MDLKGAVALVTGGNGGLGQRICHALAQEGAHVAVMYARSREQAESVAGELTSSYQVNARAFACDITDGAAVDRLVGEVTRAFGRLDVLVNDAAYNVSIPFGDLDDLTLEAWDKIMAINLTGPMRLTKAVAPVMKAQGRGRIVNIASVAGLSPTGSSIAYAVSKAGLIHLTRCMAVALAPETLVNCVAPGLLEGTRATANLLIEQIERSASGALLKKPADKDDCADMVVAMCRTETMTGQTVVIDSGRIFH; encoded by the coding sequence ATGGACCTGAAGGGCGCGGTTGCACTGGTGACGGGCGGCAATGGCGGGCTGGGGCAGCGCATCTGCCATGCGCTCGCGCAGGAGGGCGCCCATGTGGCCGTCATGTACGCCCGCAGCCGCGAGCAGGCGGAAAGCGTCGCCGGCGAACTGACGTCGAGCTATCAGGTCAACGCCCGGGCTTTCGCCTGTGACATCACCGACGGCGCGGCGGTGGATCGGCTGGTGGGCGAGGTCACCCGGGCTTTCGGCCGCCTCGATGTTCTGGTCAATGACGCCGCCTACAACGTCTCGATCCCGTTCGGCGATCTCGACGATCTGACGCTGGAGGCATGGGACAAGATCATGGCCATCAACCTGACGGGGCCGATGCGCCTGACCAAGGCGGTGGCCCCTGTCATGAAGGCCCAGGGGCGAGGCCGCATCGTCAACATCGCTTCGGTGGCAGGGCTCAGCCCGACCGGCTCTTCCATCGCCTACGCCGTGTCGAAGGCGGGGCTGATTCATCTGACGCGTTGCATGGCGGTGGCGCTGGCGCCGGAGACGCTCGTCAACTGCGTGGCGCCGGGTCTGCTGGAAGGCACGCGCGCAACGGCGAATCTCCTGATAGAGCAGATCGAGCGCTCCGCATCGGGCGCGCTGCTGAAGAAGCCCGCCGACAAGGACGACTGCGCCGACATGGTGGTCGCCATGTGCCGCACCGAGACCATGACCGGCCAGACCGTCGTCATCGATTCCGGACGCATCTTCCACTGA
- a CDS encoding glycine reductase: MPGSLDDQLGFAPDYDSPIPYMQRTRDYYAAIGYTTPYRWAHHVDAPFQPLKKPLAQSRVTIVTTAAPYDPAKGDQGPGAAYNGGAKFYQVYDGDTSKPHDLRISHIGYDRKHTSATDSGTWFPLPQLLKAKASGRIGEVAPRFFGAPTNRSHRVTIDVDAPDILARCLADKVDVAVLVPNCPVCHQTSALVARHLEANGISTVVMGCAKDIVEHAAVPRFLFSDFPLGNSAGRPHDVESQALTLELALSLLERAFGARTTMQSPLRWSEDASWKLDYNNVAQMSPEELARRRAEFDKQKEIARGNRAA, translated from the coding sequence ATGCCAGGCTCGCTCGATGACCAACTTGGCTTTGCGCCCGACTACGATTCCCCGATCCCCTATATGCAGCGCACCCGCGACTATTACGCCGCGATCGGCTACACCACGCCCTATCGCTGGGCGCACCATGTCGATGCGCCGTTCCAGCCGCTGAAAAAGCCGCTGGCGCAATCGCGCGTGACGATCGTCACCACCGCCGCCCCTTACGATCCGGCGAAGGGCGATCAGGGCCCCGGTGCGGCCTATAACGGCGGCGCCAAGTTCTACCAAGTCTATGACGGCGACACCTCGAAGCCGCACGACCTGCGCATCTCGCATATCGGCTACGACCGCAAGCATACGTCGGCGACCGACAGCGGCACCTGGTTTCCGCTGCCGCAGCTCCTGAAGGCTAAAGCCTCGGGGCGGATCGGCGAGGTCGCGCCGCGCTTCTTCGGCGCGCCGACCAACCGCAGCCACCGGGTCACCATCGACGTCGATGCTCCCGATATCCTCGCCCGCTGCCTCGCCGACAAGGTCGATGTCGCGGTGCTGGTGCCGAACTGCCCGGTCTGCCACCAGACTTCCGCGCTGGTGGCCCGCCACCTCGAAGCCAACGGCATCTCCACCGTGGTGATGGGCTGCGCCAAGGACATCGTCGAACACGCGGCCGTGCCGCGCTTCCTGTTCTCCGACTTCCCGCTCGGCAATTCCGCCGGCAGGCCGCACGACGTCGAGTCGCAGGCGCTGACGCTGGAGCTGGCGCTGAGCCTGCTCGAGCGGGCCTTCGGCGCGCGCACCACGATGCAGTCGCCGCTGCGCTGGAGCGAGGATGCCTCCTGGAAGCTCGACTACAACAACGTCGCGCAGATGAGCCCGGAAGAACTGGCGCGGCGCCGGGCCGAATTCGACAAGCAAAAGGAGATCGCGCGCGGCAACCGGGCCGCCTGA
- a CDS encoding glycosyltransferase family 87 protein yields MTHIWQGIRHGLRSGGWLTPARIRGYSLILLGICALAVAGWIALSDGLIDRNGKPVGTDFSNVYAAGRLTWQGNPAEAYQPALQHAAEKAVFGGREVPFYGWHYPPFFFAVAVLVSAVPYAWGLAIWLAASFAAYLAVMRAILPRPETLLVAAAFPAVFVNIGHGQNGFLTASLLGGALHLLDRRPWLAGVLIGALAYKPQFGVLIPVALLAGARWNTIGAAAATVAALVAVSFAALGGGVWQAFIDSMNFTQVVVLEQGGTGWEKIQSVFSAARMWGAGVQSAYAIQIALALALAAALAWLWQSDAAFELKASALASGSLLATPYVLDYDLVVLAVAIAFLARHGLNRGFHPYEISLLAAAWMVPLLSRGVAGATGLPLGLTLLLLTFVFTLRRAVRDRQAPALKVHRASVI; encoded by the coding sequence ATGACTCATATCTGGCAAGGGATACGGCATGGGTTGCGATCCGGCGGCTGGCTGACCCCGGCGCGCATCCGCGGCTACAGCCTGATCCTGCTCGGCATCTGCGCGCTGGCGGTGGCCGGCTGGATCGCGCTGTCGGACGGCCTGATCGACCGCAACGGCAAGCCGGTCGGCACCGATTTTTCCAACGTCTACGCCGCCGGCCGCCTGACCTGGCAGGGCAACCCCGCCGAGGCCTACCAGCCGGCGCTGCAGCATGCCGCCGAAAAGGCCGTGTTCGGCGGCCGCGAGGTGCCGTTCTATGGCTGGCATTATCCGCCGTTCTTCTTCGCGGTCGCCGTTCTCGTATCGGCGGTTCCCTATGCCTGGGGGCTGGCGATCTGGCTCGCCGCCAGTTTCGCGGCCTATCTGGCGGTGATGCGCGCGATCCTGCCGCGCCCCGAAACGCTGCTGGTCGCGGCGGCCTTTCCGGCCGTGTTCGTCAATATCGGCCACGGCCAGAACGGATTTCTCACCGCTTCATTGCTCGGCGGCGCGCTGCACCTGCTCGACCGCCGGCCCTGGCTCGCGGGCGTGCTGATCGGCGCCCTCGCCTACAAGCCGCAATTCGGCGTGCTGATTCCGGTGGCGCTCTTGGCGGGCGCACGGTGGAACACGATCGGCGCGGCGGCGGCCACGGTAGCCGCGCTGGTCGCGGTCAGTTTTGCAGCGCTCGGCGGCGGCGTCTGGCAGGCGTTCATCGATTCCATGAATTTCACGCAAGTCGTGGTGCTCGAACAGGGCGGCACCGGCTGGGAGAAGATCCAGTCGGTGTTTTCGGCGGCGCGGATGTGGGGCGCCGGCGTGCAGTCGGCCTATGCGATACAGATCGCGCTGGCGCTGGCGCTCGCCGCGGCTCTGGCATGGCTCTGGCAGAGCGATGCCGCCTTCGAGCTCAAGGCCTCGGCGCTGGCGAGCGGCAGCCTGCTCGCGACGCCCTATGTGCTCGACTACGACCTGGTGGTGCTGGCGGTCGCGATCGCGTTTCTCGCGCGCCATGGACTGAACCGCGGGTTCCACCCTTACGAGATCAGCCTGCTGGCTGCGGCGTGGATGGTGCCGCTGCTGTCGCGCGGCGTCGCCGGAGCGACCGGACTGCCGCTGGGCCTGACGCTGTTGCTGCTGACTTTCGTTTTCACCCTGCGGCGCGCGGTGCGGGATCGCCAGGCGCCGGCGCTGAAAGTGCATCGCGCAAGCGTGATCTGA
- a CDS encoding DUF992 domain-containing protein has translation MRLSTLTIAIAALGASIAGANAMPPMRAGILQCQGGQNVGFVVGSVTSFECVFQSEGRRPEPYIATVRRYGVDLGFTEQTRLAWAVNAPTSRLGRGELAGNYGGVGANASVGVGFGGNFLVGGSANSYALQPLSVQGQTGLNVAAGIADIELQPVRFGRGGTYRVHRRHHHHRRHG, from the coding sequence ATGCGACTCTCGACACTCACTATCGCCATCGCGGCGCTCGGCGCCTCGATCGCCGGGGCAAACGCGATGCCGCCGATGCGCGCCGGCATCCTGCAATGCCAGGGCGGCCAGAATGTCGGTTTCGTGGTCGGCTCGGTCACGTCATTCGAATGCGTGTTCCAGAGCGAAGGCCGCCGTCCCGAACCCTATATCGCGACGGTGCGCCGCTACGGCGTCGATCTCGGCTTCACCGAGCAGACCCGGCTGGCCTGGGCGGTGAACGCGCCGACCAGCAGGCTCGGGCGCGGCGAGCTCGCCGGCAATTACGGCGGCGTCGGCGCCAATGCCTCGGTCGGCGTCGGCTTCGGCGGCAATTTCCTGGTCGGGGGATCTGCCAATTCCTACGCGCTGCAACCGCTCAGCGTGCAGGGCCAGACCGGGTTGAATGTCGCGGCCGGCATTGCCGACATCGAGCTGCAGCCGGTCCGCTTCGGGCGCGGCGGCACTTACCGGGTGCATCGCCGCCATCACCACCATCGCCGTCACGGCTGA
- a CDS encoding glutathione S-transferase family protein: MYKLYSMQRSGNSYKVRLALALLNAPYRAIEIDILRGESRTPDFLAKNPSGQVPLLEVGDGRYLAESNAILWYVAGGTPLAPESRIERAEALQWMFFEQHALEPNIGAAYFWLALVKGGRDLQTHALEDWMERGYGALQVMENHLKTHENFAAGQMTVADIALYGYTHVAEQCDYDLSTFPAIRAWLRRVERTPGFVPMDWQPGSEVDDTPGIAAEA, translated from the coding sequence ATGTACAAGCTCTATTCGATGCAGCGCTCCGGCAACAGCTACAAGGTCCGCCTTGCGCTGGCGCTGCTGAACGCGCCCTACCGCGCCATCGAAATCGACATTCTGCGCGGCGAGAGCCGAACGCCGGACTTTCTCGCGAAGAATCCCAGCGGTCAGGTGCCGCTTCTGGAAGTCGGGGATGGCCGCTACCTCGCCGAGTCCAACGCCATCCTCTGGTATGTCGCGGGCGGCACGCCGCTGGCGCCGGAATCGCGGATCGAGCGCGCCGAGGCGCTGCAGTGGATGTTCTTCGAACAGCACGCGCTGGAGCCGAACATCGGCGCCGCCTATTTCTGGCTGGCGCTGGTCAAGGGCGGCCGCGACCTGCAGACCCACGCGCTGGAAGACTGGATGGAACGCGGCTACGGCGCGTTGCAGGTGATGGAAAACCACCTCAAGACCCACGAGAATTTCGCCGCGGGCCAGATGACCGTCGCCGACATCGCGCTGTACGGCTACACCCATGTCGCCGAGCAGTGCGACTACGACCTTTCGACCTTCCCGGCGATCCGCGCCTGGCTGCGGCGGGTCGAACGGACACCGGGATTCGTCCCGATGGACTGGCAGCCCGGCAGCGAGGTCGACGATACCCCCGGCATCGCCGCCGAGGCGTGA
- a CDS encoding pyridoxal phosphate-dependent aminotransferase translates to MPFLSAALDRVKPSATIAVTDKARALKAAGRNVIGLGAGEPDFDTPANIKLAAIRAIEAGKTKYTDVGGIPELKEAIIAKFQRENGLTYKPNQIIVGTGGKQVLYNALMATINPGDEVIIPAPYWVSYPEMVALAGGDPVPVVCTAEHGFKLQPDALEKAITPKTKWIILCSPSNPTGAAYSRAELKAITDVLVKHPHVWVMTDDMYEHLVYDDFVFTTPAQIEPKLYDRTLTVNGVSKAYCMTGWRIGYAGGPAELIKAMATIQSQSTSNPCSISQWASVEALNGPQDFIPVNNKAFKERRDLVVAMLNQAKGIDCPRPQGAFYVYPSCAGTIGKTSPSGKVIANDEDFVTELLEQEGVAVVQGSAFGLGPAFRISYATKNSDLEDACKRIQRFCGNLR, encoded by the coding sequence ATGCCGTTCCTGTCCGCTGCGCTCGACCGTGTGAAGCCGTCCGCGACCATCGCGGTCACGGATAAAGCACGCGCGCTGAAAGCGGCAGGCCGCAACGTCATCGGCCTCGGCGCCGGCGAGCCGGATTTCGACACGCCCGCCAACATCAAGCTGGCGGCGATCCGCGCCATCGAGGCCGGCAAGACCAAATACACCGACGTCGGCGGCATTCCCGAGCTGAAGGAGGCGATCATCGCCAAGTTCCAGCGCGAGAACGGCCTGACCTACAAGCCGAACCAGATCATCGTCGGCACCGGCGGCAAGCAGGTGCTCTACAACGCGCTGATGGCCACCATCAATCCGGGCGACGAGGTCATCATTCCCGCGCCGTACTGGGTGAGCTACCCGGAAATGGTGGCGCTGGCCGGCGGCGACCCGGTGCCGGTGGTGTGCACGGCGGAGCACGGCTTCAAGCTGCAGCCCGACGCGCTGGAGAAGGCGATCACGCCGAAGACCAAGTGGATCATCCTGTGCTCGCCGTCGAACCCGACCGGCGCCGCCTATTCGCGCGCCGAGCTGAAGGCCATCACCGACGTACTGGTGAAGCATCCGCATGTCTGGGTGATGACCGACGACATGTACGAGCATCTGGTCTACGACGATTTCGTATTCACGACGCCGGCGCAGATCGAGCCGAAGCTGTACGACCGCACGCTGACGGTGAACGGCGTGTCGAAGGCCTATTGCATGACCGGCTGGCGCATCGGTTATGCCGGCGGCCCGGCCGAACTGATCAAGGCGATGGCGACCATCCAGTCGCAGTCGACCTCGAACCCGTGCTCGATCTCGCAATGGGCCTCGGTCGAAGCGCTCAACGGTCCGCAGGACTTCATCCCCGTCAACAACAAGGCGTTCAAGGAACGCCGCGATCTCGTGGTGGCGATGCTGAACCAGGCCAAGGGCATCGACTGCCCGCGGCCGCAGGGCGCATTCTACGTCTATCCGTCCTGCGCCGGCACCATCGGCAAGACCTCGCCGTCCGGCAAGGTGATCGCCAATGACGAGGACTTCGTCACCGAACTGCTCGAGCAGGAAGGCGTCGCGGTGGTGCAGGGTTCGGCATTCGGGCTCGGCCCGGCGTTCCGGATTTCCTACGCCACCAAGAACTCCGATCTCGAGGACGCCTGCAAACGCATCCAGCGCTTTTGCGGCAATTTGCGATAG
- a CDS encoding ABC transporter ATP-binding protein — MSEVQTSEPLLRVTDLKKYFSVKGGLLSRELGRIHAVDDVSFEVRRGETLGLVGESGCGKSTTARCVLRLLEPSAGEVMFDGQDVLKLGGTDLRAMRRNMQIVFQDPFASLNPRMTVGAILGEALTIHQLGSSASEREARVASLLVKVGLKAEHMRRYPHEFSGGQRQRIVIARALAVEPKFIVCDEPVSALDVSIQAQVINLLEDLQAELNLTYLFVAHDLSVVEHISDRVAVMYLGRIVELASASDLYRHPQHPYTQALLSAVPVPDPKVKRKRIRLQGDVPSPMNPPQGCHFHTRCPVAEARCRQTAPELKQGSDGHFVACHLA; from the coding sequence ATGAGCGAAGTTCAAACCAGCGAACCTTTGCTGCGGGTCACCGACCTGAAGAAGTATTTCTCGGTCAAGGGCGGATTGCTGTCGCGCGAGCTCGGACGCATACATGCGGTGGACGACGTGTCGTTCGAAGTCAGGCGCGGCGAAACGCTGGGCCTGGTCGGCGAGTCCGGCTGCGGCAAATCCACCACGGCGCGCTGCGTGCTGCGGCTGTTGGAGCCTTCCGCCGGTGAGGTGATGTTCGACGGGCAGGACGTGCTGAAGCTCGGCGGCACCGATTTGCGCGCGATGCGGCGCAACATGCAGATCGTGTTCCAGGACCCGTTCGCCTCGCTCAATCCGCGCATGACCGTCGGCGCCATCCTCGGCGAAGCTCTCACCATCCACCAGCTCGGTTCCTCCGCCAGCGAACGTGAAGCGCGAGTGGCGAGCCTGCTCGTCAAGGTCGGGCTGAAGGCCGAGCACATGCGCCGCTACCCGCACGAATTTTCCGGCGGCCAGCGCCAGCGCATCGTGATTGCCCGGGCGCTTGCGGTGGAGCCCAAATTCATCGTCTGCGACGAGCCGGTTTCGGCGCTCGACGTTTCCATTCAGGCGCAGGTGATCAACCTGCTGGAAGATCTGCAGGCAGAGCTGAACCTCACCTACCTGTTCGTGGCCCACGATCTTTCGGTGGTGGAGCATATTTCCGACCGCGTGGCGGTGATGTATCTCGGCCGCATCGTCGAGCTCGCCAGCGCCAGCGACCTCTATCGCCATCCGCAGCACCCCTACACGCAGGCGCTGCTATCCGCCGTGCCGGTGCCGGACCCGAAGGTGAAGCGCAAGCGGATCCGCCTGCAAGGCGATGTGCCAAGCCCGATGAACCCGCCGCAAGGCTGCCACTTCCATACGCGCTGCCCGGTCGCCGAGGCTCGCTGCAGGCAGACTGCACCCGAACTGAAGCAAGGAAGCGACGGGCATTTCGTGGCCTGCCATCTGGCGTGA
- a CDS encoding enoyl-CoA hydratase/isomerase family protein, protein MRTDFETITVSRDEDHILLVTLNRPEASNALNTRMGLDLVELFETLSTDLAGLRAVIVTGSGAKAFCAGGDLKERNGMTDASWQSQHLIFERMVRAMMGCPIPLISAVNGAAYGGGCEIAAASDFVYAASHARFALTEVTLGIMPGAGGTQNLARAVGERRAKELILSGLPFTAAEAEAWGLVNRVVEPAELLETTLAIARRIAANGPIAVRQAKQAIHRGLQMSVGDGLAFEIEAYNRLVPTADRREGVLAFNEKRKPVFRGQ, encoded by the coding sequence ATGCGAACTGATTTCGAGACGATCACGGTTTCCCGCGACGAAGATCACATCTTGCTGGTCACGCTCAACCGGCCCGAGGCGTCGAACGCGCTGAATACGCGGATGGGGCTCGATCTGGTGGAACTGTTCGAGACGCTCTCGACCGACCTGGCGGGCCTGCGCGCGGTGATCGTCACCGGCAGCGGCGCCAAGGCGTTTTGCGCCGGCGGCGATCTGAAGGAGCGCAACGGCATGACCGACGCCAGCTGGCAGTCGCAGCATCTGATCTTCGAGCGGATGGTGCGGGCGATGATGGGATGCCCGATCCCGCTGATATCGGCCGTCAATGGCGCGGCCTATGGCGGCGGCTGCGAGATCGCGGCGGCGTCGGATTTCGTCTACGCCGCCAGCCACGCGCGCTTTGCCCTGACCGAGGTGACGCTCGGCATCATGCCCGGCGCCGGCGGCACCCAGAACCTGGCCCGCGCCGTCGGCGAACGCCGGGCGAAGGAACTGATCCTGTCGGGCCTTCCCTTTACCGCCGCGGAGGCGGAGGCCTGGGGCCTGGTCAATCGCGTGGTCGAACCCGCCGAACTGCTGGAGACCACCCTCGCAATCGCCCGGCGCATCGCCGCCAACGGGCCGATTGCAGTGCGTCAGGCCAAGCAGGCCATTCATCGCGGCCTGCAGATGTCGGTGGGGGACGGCCTGGCGTTCGAGATCGAGGCCTACAATCGGCTGGTCCCCACCGCAGACCGCCGCGAAGGCGTGCTGGCGTTCAACGAAAAGCGCAAGCCGGTGTTCCGCGGGCAGTGA
- a CDS encoding CaiB/BaiF CoA transferase family protein encodes MTRPFEGVKILDFTQVLAGPYASYQLALLGADVIKVERREGEDMRRTPLSREWAERGLAPGWQAINGNKRSLTLDLQKPEAITIVKQLAAGVDVVMENFRPGVMDKLGIGYAALSAINPRLIYCAISGFGQTGPERSGAGYDGKIQALSGIMAITGHEETGPTRAGFAVCDVLSGATAAFGVSSALFQRTHTGKGQMVDVSMLEASLAFLSGQVADYTVAGHRQQLSGNQAVSRRPTANLFRAGEGYLLLAVNSEKQYRALMTALGRADALEDPRFSDWFARQQNEPALRAIIEQALANRDPREWEKILEAAGAPCASIWKIEEVIDHPQISARGAIQEIDTPYGRLRFAGSGFQLAHGAGRLDSMAPELSAHTEEVLISLGYGADAIADLRARDVV; translated from the coding sequence GTGACCCGACCGTTCGAAGGCGTGAAGATTCTCGACTTCACGCAGGTGCTGGCCGGCCCCTATGCGAGCTACCAGCTCGCGTTGCTCGGCGCCGACGTCATCAAGGTGGAGCGCCGCGAGGGCGAGGACATGCGCCGCACCCCGCTCAGCCGCGAATGGGCCGAGCGCGGCCTCGCCCCGGGCTGGCAGGCGATCAACGGCAACAAGCGCAGCCTGACGCTCGACCTGCAGAAGCCGGAAGCGATCACCATCGTCAAGCAGCTCGCAGCAGGGGTCGACGTGGTGATGGAGAATTTCCGGCCCGGCGTGATGGACAAGCTCGGGATCGGCTACGCCGCGCTGTCGGCGATCAATCCGCGGCTGATCTATTGCGCCATCTCCGGCTTCGGCCAGACCGGCCCGGAACGATCCGGCGCGGGCTACGACGGCAAGATCCAGGCGCTGTCGGGCATCATGGCGATCACGGGTCACGAGGAGACCGGGCCGACCCGCGCCGGCTTCGCGGTATGCGACGTGCTGTCCGGCGCCACCGCCGCGTTCGGCGTATCGAGCGCGCTGTTCCAGCGCACCCACACCGGCAAGGGGCAGATGGTCGACGTCTCCATGCTCGAGGCCTCGCTGGCGTTTCTGTCGGGACAGGTGGCGGACTACACCGTCGCCGGCCATCGCCAGCAACTGTCCGGCAATCAGGCGGTGAGCCGCAGGCCGACCGCCAACCTGTTCAGGGCGGGCGAAGGCTATCTGCTGCTCGCGGTGAACAGCGAGAAGCAATACCGCGCGCTGATGACCGCGCTCGGCCGCGCCGACGCGCTGGAAGACCCGCGCTTTTCCGACTGGTTCGCGCGGCAGCAAAACGAGCCGGCGCTGCGCGCCATCATCGAGCAAGCGCTCGCGAACAGGGACCCGCGCGAGTGGGAGAAGATCCTCGAGGCGGCAGGCGCGCCCTGCGCCAGCATCTGGAAGATCGAGGAGGTGATCGATCACCCGCAGATCTCGGCGCGCGGCGCCATTCAGGAGATCGACACGCCCTATGGCCGCCTGCGCTTCGCCGGCAGCGGCTTCCAGCTCGCCCATGGCGCCGGCAGGCTCGATTCGATGGCGCCCGAACTCAGCGCCCACACCGAGGAAGTGCTGATCTCGCTCGGCTATGGCGCGGATGCGATTGCGGACCTGCGCGCGCGCGACGTCGTCTGA
- a CDS encoding ABC transporter ATP-binding protein: protein MPPLLEIKGLKTHFATDDGMLQAVDGVDLTLNKGETLCVVGESGCGKTVTAMSILKLIAMPPGRIVQGEILFEGRDLVPLTSSQLDDIRAKEIGFIFQEPMTSLNPVLTVGEQVAESLRRHEGLSNKDALERTVEMFKLVQIPNAAGRLHDYPHQFSGGMRQRVMIAMALACKPKLVIADEPTTALDVTIQAQILDLLQDMKERFGMAVMLITHAMGVVAETAQRVVVMYAGKVVEEADVDSLFASPGHPYTQGLIRSIPRIDLASEHKTRLEAIGGTVPILINPAPGCRFAPRCRHAMQICSEQEPVLREIAPGHRMACHLGAAP from the coding sequence ATGCCGCCCCTGCTCGAGATCAAGGGCCTGAAAACCCACTTCGCCACCGACGACGGCATGCTGCAGGCGGTCGACGGTGTCGACCTCACGCTCAACAAGGGCGAGACGCTCTGCGTGGTCGGTGAGTCCGGCTGCGGCAAGACGGTCACGGCGATGTCGATCCTGAAGCTGATCGCGATGCCGCCGGGCCGCATCGTGCAGGGCGAAATCCTGTTCGAGGGCCGCGATCTGGTGCCGCTGACCAGCAGCCAGCTCGACGACATCAGGGCCAAGGAGATCGGCTTCATCTTCCAGGAGCCGATGACCTCGCTCAATCCGGTGCTGACCGTCGGCGAACAGGTCGCCGAGAGCCTGCGCCGTCACGAAGGCCTGTCGAACAAGGACGCGCTCGAGCGCACGGTCGAGATGTTCAAGCTGGTGCAGATCCCCAATGCCGCGGGCCGGCTGCACGATTACCCGCACCAGTTCTCCGGCGGCATGCGCCAGCGCGTGATGATCGCGATGGCGCTAGCCTGCAAGCCCAAGCTCGTCATCGCCGACGAGCCGACCACCGCGCTCGACGTCACCATCCAGGCACAGATCCTCGATCTGCTGCAGGACATGAAGGAACGCTTCGGCATGGCCGTCATGCTGATCACCCATGCGATGGGCGTAGTGGCCGAAACCGCGCAGCGTGTCGTGGTCATGTATGCCGGCAAGGTGGTGGAAGAGGCCGATGTCGACAGCCTGTTTGCCAGTCCCGGCCATCCCTATACCCAAGGCCTGATCCGCTCGATCCCGCGCATCGACCTCGCCAGCGAGCACAAGACCCGGCTCGAGGCGATCGGCGGCACGGTGCCGATCCTGATCAATCCCGCGCCGGGCTGCCGCTTCGCGCCGCGCTGCCGCCACGCCATGCAGATTTGCTCCGAACAGGAACCGGTGCTGCGCGAGATCGCGCCCGGTCACCGTATGGCCTGTCATCTCGGAGCGGCGCCATGA
- a CDS encoding DUF992 domain-containing protein → MRRSLILAGIAVNLLLASFGAAQAQQPMQRVQVGILECRGGASIGFIVGSVTNLGCVLRADGLPEDRYVATIRKVGLDLGITQESALAWGVFAPVARLGPGDLAGNYAGAQGSAAIGVGVGGNVLVGGSNNTIALQPLSVQGQVGLSIAAGLESLELRPGR, encoded by the coding sequence ATGCGCCGCTCACTCATCCTTGCCGGTATCGCCGTTAACCTGCTGCTTGCATCGTTTGGCGCCGCCCAGGCGCAGCAGCCGATGCAGCGCGTGCAGGTCGGTATTCTCGAATGCCGCGGCGGCGCCAGCATCGGCTTCATCGTGGGATCGGTGACCAATCTCGGCTGTGTGCTGCGCGCCGACGGCCTGCCGGAAGACCGCTACGTCGCGACCATCCGCAAGGTCGGGCTCGACCTCGGCATCACCCAGGAATCCGCGCTGGCCTGGGGCGTGTTCGCGCCGGTCGCGCGGCTCGGCCCCGGCGATCTCGCCGGCAATTACGCCGGCGCGCAGGGCAGTGCCGCGATCGGCGTCGGGGTCGGCGGCAACGTGCTGGTCGGCGGCTCCAACAACACCATCGCCCTGCAACCGCTCAGCGTGCAGGGCCAGGTCGGCCTCAGCATCGCGGCCGGACTGGAAAGCCTGGAATTGCGGCCGGGAAGGTGA